The Verrucomicrobiota bacterium JB022 genome contains a region encoding:
- a CDS encoding tetratricopeptide repeat protein produces MRRLFCWWACLAAVVLQGQPAPQPVEEATIPMASEAPLAVPGQVWQRQAADSALRDGYPQIAATQYQELAAQAEEVDPGLLLNWSTALLAMGRLEQAREKLAQLPDPALPPARLRRALLAVLDGNWTQASSELEGLGVSTLPVADRSWYYLARAWLADHEDEDDDAREAFQAAQEAARSPGLVAQFELMQRTFELRHGTANEGELEQLRRTQRELAGARAAFEAGRLRAITLARLERRDEAVAVVEELLRTPGVDDFQLRPQFLLLLGLVAGEESGRSRVALRELVSLTQAPRELQQVALQILAANAFQSSDAAEFRESLNRWIEQAPPHPLTDRLLLLRAQLGARRGDLDVAERDAKAVVERFPGSRLVDPAYELLAQVNWRRDPPRYRTAADFLQRLRQRLQAGPERARLSVLIGDSYFLNEDYASAAEAYGNALRETGLADAGQVLYQQVLSEIRGGRLDAATEHLNTQGIVPLANEARWRAEWNLIDARRRAGQSEAARERITRLLSPELIEGFSLPLRLRLRWLQLRLALDAGDAAEVPARVDAVLQRVASADNATLAAAERERLTSYFRLIQGEAYFQLGQSEQGSAVFEELRRTAPGSGPAILSYLVAAREGAVQNRLVQAQQNLIELADLYPNSEYAPLALWEAALYAERRGLDSTYQEAINILERLAKAYPEHPLLFYVRLKQADISRKLNDFGTALLLYERVRNQFPQHPERFRAEMSRADVLMAAGSAQQPERLASAVLEYERLADLPSAPLDLRIEASYKWGKALTLSNDRDRAQGVYWGTLERFWPEAEAGKLGTQGRYWLSRTILELAGYLEQGSRSQQALDLYRRLEASGLPGASLARQRISRLVPAAE; encoded by the coding sequence ATGCGTAGACTTTTTTGCTGGTGGGCCTGCCTGGCGGCCGTCGTGCTGCAGGGCCAGCCCGCTCCCCAGCCGGTGGAGGAGGCAACCATCCCGATGGCTTCGGAAGCGCCTCTGGCCGTGCCGGGGCAGGTATGGCAGCGCCAGGCCGCCGACAGTGCCTTGCGCGATGGCTACCCGCAGATCGCCGCCACCCAATACCAGGAGTTGGCCGCGCAGGCGGAAGAGGTCGACCCGGGCCTGCTGCTCAACTGGTCGACCGCCCTGCTCGCGATGGGCCGATTGGAGCAGGCTCGCGAAAAGCTGGCGCAGCTTCCCGACCCGGCGCTACCTCCCGCGCGCCTGCGTCGCGCCCTGCTCGCCGTGCTGGATGGTAACTGGACTCAGGCCAGCAGTGAGCTGGAAGGCTTGGGCGTTTCGACCCTCCCTGTGGCCGACCGCAGCTGGTATTACCTGGCCCGCGCCTGGCTGGCCGACCATGAGGACGAGGATGACGACGCGCGCGAGGCCTTTCAGGCGGCACAGGAAGCGGCTCGCAGTCCCGGGCTTGTCGCCCAGTTCGAGTTGATGCAGCGCACCTTCGAGCTGCGCCACGGCACGGCCAATGAGGGCGAGCTGGAGCAACTCCGCCGCACCCAGCGCGAGCTGGCCGGCGCGCGCGCCGCCTTTGAGGCCGGTCGACTGCGCGCAATCACCCTTGCCCGCCTCGAGCGGCGCGATGAGGCGGTGGCGGTGGTCGAAGAACTCCTGCGCACGCCGGGGGTAGACGATTTTCAACTGCGCCCCCAGTTCCTGCTCTTGCTCGGGCTGGTGGCAGGGGAGGAGAGCGGTCGCAGCCGGGTGGCCCTGCGCGAGCTGGTGTCGCTGACGCAGGCCCCGCGCGAGCTCCAGCAGGTGGCCTTGCAGATCCTTGCCGCCAACGCCTTCCAGTCGAGTGATGCCGCCGAATTTCGCGAGTCGCTCAACCGCTGGATCGAGCAGGCGCCGCCGCACCCGTTGACGGATCGCCTGCTGTTGTTGCGTGCCCAACTCGGCGCCCGGCGAGGCGATCTCGATGTGGCCGAGCGCGACGCCAAGGCCGTGGTCGAGCGCTTCCCGGGCTCACGCCTCGTCGACCCCGCCTACGAGCTGCTGGCGCAAGTCAACTGGCGCCGCGACCCGCCCCGCTACCGGACGGCGGCCGATTTCCTTCAACGCCTGCGTCAACGCCTGCAGGCCGGGCCCGAGCGCGCGCGCCTCAGCGTGTTGATCGGCGACAGCTACTTCCTCAACGAAGACTACGCCAGTGCCGCCGAGGCCTATGGCAATGCCCTGCGCGAGACGGGCCTCGCCGACGCCGGTCAGGTGCTCTACCAGCAGGTGCTCTCCGAGATCCGCGGAGGCCGTCTCGACGCTGCCACAGAGCACTTGAACACGCAAGGCATCGTGCCGCTGGCCAACGAAGCCCGTTGGCGCGCCGAGTGGAACCTGATCGACGCCCGCCGCCGCGCCGGCCAGAGCGAGGCCGCCCGGGAGCGCATTACCCGCCTCTTGAGCCCGGAGCTGATCGAAGGCTTTTCGCTGCCCCTGCGCCTCCGCCTGCGCTGGCTCCAGCTGCGCCTCGCCCTGGATGCGGGAGACGCGGCGGAAGTCCCCGCCCGCGTCGACGCCGTGCTGCAGCGCGTGGCCAGTGCCGACAACGCCACGCTGGCCGCAGCAGAGCGCGAGCGCCTCACCAGCTACTTCCGCCTGATCCAGGGGGAGGCATACTTCCAGCTCGGCCAGAGCGAGCAGGGCAGCGCGGTGTTTGAAGAGCTGCGGCGCACGGCCCCCGGCTCCGGCCCCGCCATCCTCTCCTATCTCGTCGCGGCGCGCGAGGGTGCGGTGCAGAACCGCCTCGTGCAGGCCCAGCAAAACCTGATCGAGCTGGCCGACCTCTACCCCAACAGCGAATACGCCCCCCTCGCCCTCTGGGAGGCTGCCCTCTATGCCGAGCGGCGCGGGCTCGACAGCACTTACCAGGAGGCGATCAACATCCTGGAGCGGCTGGCCAAGGCCTACCCGGAGCACCCGCTGCTCTTTTACGTGCGCCTCAAGCAGGCCGACATTTCGCGCAAGCTCAACGACTTCGGGACCGCGCTGCTGCTTTACGAGCGCGTGCGCAACCAGTTCCCGCAGCATCCGGAGCGCTTCCGGGCCGAGATGTCGCGCGCCGACGTGCTGATGGCGGCCGGCAGTGCGCAACAGCCCGAGCGCCTCGCCTCCGCCGTCCTCGAATACGAGCGCCTCGCCGATCTGCCCTCCGCCCCGCTCGACCTGCGGATCGAGGCCAGCTACAAGTGGGGCAAGGCGCTGACTCTCAGCAACGACCGCGACCGGGCGCAAGGCGTCTACTGGGGCACGCTCGAACGCTTCTGGCCCGAAGCCGAGGCCGGCAAGTTGGGCACGCAAGGCCGTTACTGGCTCAGCCGCACGATTCTGGAGCTGGCGGGCTACCTGGAGCAGGGCTCGCGCTCGCAGCAGGCGCTCGACCTCTACCGCCGCCTGGAAGCCAGCGGCCTGCCCGGGGCTTCGCTCGCCCGTCAACGCATCAGCCGCCTCGTCCCGGCGGCGGAATAG
- a CDS encoding MotA/TolQ/ExbB proton channel family protein: MDSVLDASLLAQGGPIMWLLLLVSLIGFSMFVERLLYLHRGQIRTNDFLAGLKNLLHKRRLVEAVTVCEETPGPVASVVKAALLHFHEGEERCRLAIQGAAMVEIPMLERRLGTIGALGRLAPLLGLLGTLIGLMEGLDAAGQGATAGYPTYGQLLAGIGEALYTSAAGLAVMMMAMLAHYFLYGRIRALVYDMEYAGHDLLQFLLHDYGEEADVDNPPVADGKLRTASSSS, encoded by the coding sequence ATGGATTCGGTGCTCGATGCTTCCCTGCTGGCCCAAGGCGGCCCGATCATGTGGCTGTTGCTGCTGGTCAGCCTCATTGGATTTTCCATGTTTGTGGAGCGTCTGCTGTACCTGCACCGGGGCCAGATCCGCACCAACGACTTCCTCGCCGGGCTCAAGAACCTGCTGCACAAGCGCCGCCTCGTTGAGGCCGTGACGGTGTGCGAAGAGACGCCCGGCCCGGTGGCCAGCGTCGTCAAGGCCGCCCTCCTGCATTTCCACGAAGGCGAAGAGCGTTGCCGCCTCGCGATCCAGGGCGCCGCGATGGTCGAGATCCCCATGCTCGAGCGCCGGCTCGGGACGATCGGGGCGCTTGGCCGCCTGGCCCCGCTGCTCGGCCTGCTCGGTACGCTCATCGGGCTGATGGAAGGCCTCGACGCGGCAGGGCAGGGAGCCACCGCCGGTTACCCGACCTATGGGCAACTGCTGGCCGGTATCGGCGAAGCACTCTATACCTCTGCCGCCGGCCTCGCCGTGATGATGATGGCCATGCTCGCCCACTACTTCCTTTACGGGCGCATCCGCGCGCTCGTCTACGACATGGAGTATGCGGGGCATGACTTGCTCCAATTCCTCCTGCACGACTACGGGGAGGAAGCAGACGTCGACAACCCGCCCGTGGCCGACGGCAAGCTCCGCACCGCATCGTCTTCCTCTTGA
- a CDS encoding biopolymer transporter ExbD, which translates to MATPPTYTRSFDFRAYLSSAPRSGFEWMPLLDVALIVGFLLLQGFPFFRAPGAMVDLPLSSSAGPSDVRPTAVLSAGRNGLLFFDGRKLAQSQLATTLEGYLARRGTDGGTLLIKADESLDLREIMILMDAAREAGFDHVHLAADWNATPGESLPLPPLRP; encoded by the coding sequence ATGGCGACGCCCCCCACCTACACGCGCTCGTTCGACTTTCGCGCCTACCTCAGCTCGGCCCCCCGCAGCGGCTTCGAGTGGATGCCGCTGCTCGACGTCGCCCTGATCGTCGGCTTTCTCCTGCTGCAAGGCTTCCCCTTTTTCCGCGCCCCCGGGGCCATGGTCGACCTCCCGCTCTCCTCCAGCGCCGGCCCCAGCGACGTGCGCCCCACCGCCGTGCTCTCCGCCGGGCGCAACGGCCTGTTGTTCTTCGACGGCCGCAAGCTCGCGCAATCGCAGCTGGCCACAACTCTGGAAGGCTACCTCGCGCGGCGCGGGACCGATGGCGGTACGCTCCTGATCAAGGCCGATGAAAGCCTCGACCTGCGCGAGATCATGATCCTGATGGACGCTGCCCGCGAAGCCGGCTTTGACCACGTGCACCTCGCTGCCGACTGGAACGCCACCCCCGGCGAATCGCTGCCCCTGCCGCCTCTGCGCCCATGA
- a CDS encoding M23 family metallopeptidase, producing the protein MRMYPIFFLFLAAALGAETLRLPFEGRWFVYQGGDTPNVNHHMAVRAQWYGIDFVKTGGQGGRALTQGEGRRLEDFYSWGEPVLAPLAGEVVAVVNDLPDHPLGEKDAAQPAGNHVVIRTAAGHYLFLGHLQEGSVAVEPGAQVEVGDMLGKVGNSGHSDFPHLHLHLQTEPALNQGLGLNLTFAGIDVELTGKRFTNVEWPLIRGLFVSPTGAE; encoded by the coding sequence ATGCGTATGTACCCCATCTTCTTCCTCTTCCTCGCCGCCGCGCTGGGGGCCGAAACCTTGCGTCTGCCCTTTGAAGGCCGGTGGTTTGTCTACCAGGGCGGGGACACCCCCAACGTCAACCACCATATGGCCGTGCGCGCGCAGTGGTATGGCATCGACTTCGTCAAAACGGGCGGGCAGGGCGGGCGCGCGCTCACGCAAGGGGAGGGGAGGCGCCTCGAAGACTTCTACTCCTGGGGCGAGCCGGTGCTGGCCCCGCTGGCGGGCGAAGTGGTGGCCGTCGTCAACGACCTTCCCGACCACCCGCTCGGCGAAAAGGACGCGGCTCAACCCGCCGGCAACCATGTCGTGATCCGGACGGCGGCGGGCCACTACCTCTTCCTTGGCCACCTGCAGGAAGGCTCGGTGGCGGTGGAGCCGGGGGCGCAAGTCGAGGTGGGGGACATGTTGGGCAAGGTCGGCAACTCCGGCCACAGCGATTTCCCGCACCTGCACCTCCATCTGCAGACGGAGCCCGCGCTGAATCAGGGCCTCGGGCTCAACCTCACCTTCGCCGGCATCGACGTGGAGCTGACGGGCAAGCGCTTTACCAACGTCGAATGGCCCCTCATTCGCGGCCTCTTCGTTTCGCCCACGGGTGCGGAATAG